From one Grus americana isolate bGruAme1 chromosome 32, bGruAme1.mat, whole genome shotgun sequence genomic stretch:
- the PRRT1 gene encoding proline-rich transmembrane protein 1, which produces MAAEKPGAPEGAPHASPPPYGPPAPPGPGLGSAGAATLPRGGPAGAATLPRGGPGAGIGGAAGAATLPRGLQGVGGGPHSAPHAATLPRPPPATPQPYGGPPQPPLPYGPPPFALQLQPCTAYVPVYPVGPAFGGAPPGPGPLPGPVGVPVGGTLGGAVGAPMGVPGGVPGGLEGRRAPHDYLPIAVLTTLCCFWPTGVVAIVKAVQVRTAVARGDIVSAEIASREARNFSFISLAVGIAAIVLCTILTVVIIIAAQHHDNDWEP; this is translated from the exons ATGGCGGCCGAGAAACCCG gAGCGCCGGAGGGGGCCCCCCACGCCTCGCCCCCCCCCTACGGTCCACCGGCGCCTCCGGGACCGGGTTTGGGGAGCGCTGGGGCGGCCACGTTACCGCGGGGGGGCCCGGCTGGGGCGGCCACTCTGCCacggggggggccgggggcaggaatagggggggcggcgggggccgcaACTCTGCCCCGGGGGCTTCAGGGGGTCGGGGGGGGCCCGCACTCCGCTCCGCACGCTGCCACCCTGCCTCGgcccccccctgccacccctcAGCCTTACGGGggtcccccccaaccccccctgcccTACGGGCCCCCCCCCTTCgccctccagctccagccctgcaccgCCTACGTCCCCGTCTACCCCGTGGGGCCC GCATtcgggggggccccccccggccccggtcccctgcccggccccgtGGGGGTGCCggtggggggcaccctggggggggccgtgggggctCCCATGGGTGTCCcagggggggtcccgggggggctggaggggcgcCGGGCACCCCACGACTACCTGCCCATCGCCGTCCTCACCaccctctgctgcttctggccCACCGGCGTCGTCGCCATCGTCAAGGCCGTGCAG gtGCGCACGGCGGTGGCGCGAGGGGACATCGTTTCGGCCGAGATCGCCTCGCGGGAGGCGCGGAACTTCTCCTTCATCAGCCTGGCCGTGGGCATCGCCGCCATCGTGCTCTGCACCATCCTCACCGTTGTCATCATCATCGCCGCCCAGCACCACGACAACGACTGGGAGCCGTAG
- the LOC129198304 gene encoding carnitine O-acetyltransferase-like has translation MGRSPWVWGRRRVPPSPPAAAPPSGVPGGGGRPPLPALGATLGRLLGALEALVAPGERDRTRRLVREFGAPGGAGPRLQERLRRQPPAPPRLPEWPWGSSERLPLPVHTSAGLVLPRQDWEDWRGQLWFAARLIVGVLDYRLQLERRDPPEPWLQAAFGGCRVPGPQRDEVLRLPPGAQPPPFITVIRNCQFFQVEACGEEGTPLPAAALGAALGGLRARAGRGGAPPLGLLTGQHRHAWGRVYRLLMRDRLNRASIGRIQRSLFALSLDAPVLAAGGRGPGAGAGQVLHGGGACANSGNRWFDKTLQFIVGEDGTCGVIYDPAVIDGTVVAEMVDHALDYCRLSAHDPALMTSLPLPTPQRLRFSLGPETAPEVERAKRHLDSLAADVDVHCFSHEGVGAGGGLRPEAIVQVALQVAFYRAHGSLCASCEPTSLRHVLPGCTDLLRPPGPPCLALARALDDPQAEPELQLSLLREAVEAQNRRTQEVLAGQGAERHLQGLRQTAIAAGEPLPEIFMDPVYALATHFRLCTVQVRSRQGCWLLRGPLVPDGYGVGVGHVAPPDPPNSRDPPGFSPGGLRVAVTSFACCRQTDAARLGDALRGALDSLGGLLRRHGPPGPP, from the exons ATGGGGCGCTCGCCGTGGGTCTGGGGTCGCCGCCgcgtccccccctcccccccagctgccGCCCCCCCCTCG GGGGTACCCGGGGGGGGCGGCCGCCCCCCGCTGCCGGCACTGGGGGCCACGCTGGGGCGGCTGCTGGGGGCACTGGAGGCACTGGTGGCCCCGGGGGAGCGGGACCGGACCCGTCGCCTGGTTCGGGAATTTGGGGCGCCCGGGGGGGCCGGACCCCGACTGCAGGAACGGCTGCGCCgacagccccccgcccccccccgcctgccg GAGTGGCCGTGGGGCTCCAGCGAGCGGCTGCCGCTCCCAGTTCACACCAGTGCCGGACTGGTGCTGCCCCGGCAGGACTGGGAAGACTGGAGGGGGCAGCTGTG GTTCGCCGCTCGGCTCATCGTGGGGGTCCTCGACTACCGGCTGCAGCTGGAgcg GCGTGACCCCCCCGAGCCGTGGCTGCAGGCGGCGTTTGGGGGGTGCCGGGTGCCGGGTCCCCAACGGGACGAGGTGCTGCGGCTGCCCCCCGGCGCCCAGCCCCCCCCCTTCATCACGGTCATCCGCAACTGCCAg ttcttCCAGGTGGAGGcgtgtggggaggaggggacccCCCTGCCAGCGGCGGCGCTGGGGGCGGCGCTGGGGGGGCTACGGGCGCGGGCGGGGCGCGGTGGGGCCCCGCCCCTGGGGTTGCTGACGGGGCAGCACCGACACGCCTGGGGGCGGGTCTATCGTCTGCTGATGCGGG ACCGACTGAACCGGGCCTCGATTGGCCGGATCCAGCGCAGCCTCTTTGCGCTCAGCCTGGACGCGCCGGTGCTGGCGGCCGGGGGGCGGGGcccgggggccggggccgggcaggtgCTGCacgggggcggggcctgcgcCAACAGCGGCAACCGCTGGTTCGACAAGACCCTCCAG TTCATCGTGGGGGAGGACGGGACCTGCGGTGTCATCTACGACCCGGCCGTGATTGACGGCACTGTCGTCGCGGAGATGGTCGACCACGCCCTCGACTACTG CCGCCTTTCGGCGCATGACCCTGCCCTGATGACGTCACTGCCCCTCCCCACACCTCAGCGACTCCGTTTCAGCCTCGGCCCCGAAACCGCCCCCGAGGTGGAGCGGGCGAAAAGGCACCTGGACAG cctggcGGCAGACGTGGACGTTCACTGCTTCTCGCACGAGGGCgtcggggcgggcggggggctgcggccggAGGCCATCGTGCAGGTGGCCCTTCAGGTGGCCTTCTACAG GGCCCACGGGTCCCTGTGCGCCTCGTGCGAGCCGACCTCCCTGCGCCACGTCCTGCCCGGCTGCACCGACCTGCTGCGCCCCCCTGGCCccccctgcctggccctggcGCGCGCCCTGGATGACCCACAGGCAGAG CCGGAGCTGCAGCTGTCGTTGCTCCGCGAGGCCGTGGAGGCGCAAAACCGGCGGACGCaggag gtcCTGGCAGGTCAAGGCGCCGAGCGGCACCTGCAGGGGCTGCGGCAAACGGCCATCGCGGCGGGGGAGCCGCTCCCCGAAATCTTCATGGACCCCGTCTACGCCCTCGCCACCCACTTCCGCCTCTGCACTGTCCAG gtgcgCTCGCGCcagggctgctggctgctgcggGGGCCGCTGGTGCCCGACGGTTACGGGGTGGGCGTGGGGCACGTggcccccccggaccccccgaATTCTCGGGACCCCCCCGGTTTCTCCCCGGGGGGGCTGCGAGTCGCCGTCACCTCCTTCGCCTGCTGCCGCCAGACGGATGCCGCTCGCCTGGGGGACGCGTTGCGGGGGGCTCTCGACAGCCTCGGGGGGCTGCTGCGTCGCcacggcccccccggccccccctgA
- the PPT2 gene encoding lysosomal thioesterase PPT2 encodes MEVWGGGGPRERAVGGGGGPRAPELTCGWGRGAGRCPLRGAAWGAGGGPVAFLPPPPPLLLLLLLLLLRVVPGGSYRPVVIVHGLFDSPSDFRHLRAFINESHPGTEVTVLDLFDRGASLRPLWVQVEGFRSALAPIMANAADGIHLLGYSQGGLICRALLATTPDHNVRSFISLAAPQMGQYGDTDYLKWLFPRHMKSNLYRLCYTPLGQGVSICNYWNDPHHRDLYLNSSDFLAPLNDERLHPNASAWKRNLLRIQSLVLIGGPDDGVITPWQSSLFGFYDANETVREMRAQEVYLQDTFGLKTLEARGALGGCAVPGVGHTAWHSHRPVYERCIRPWLT; translated from the exons atggaggtttggggggggggggggccacgCGAACGCgcggtggggggagggggagggccGCGCGCGCCGGAACTGACGTGcgggtgggggaggggagcCGGGAG atGCCCCCTGCGTGGCGCGGCGTGGGGCGCTGGGGGGGGGCCCGtggccttcctcccccccccgcccccgctcctcctcctcctcctcctgctgctgctccgggTGGTCCCGGGTGGGTCCTACCGCCCCGTCGTCATCGTCCACGGGCTCTTCGACAGCCCCAGCGACTTCCGACACCTCCGCGCCTTCATCAACGAG aGCCACCCCGGGACGGAGGTGACGGTGCTGGACCTGTTTGACCGGGGGGCGTCTCTGCGGCCCCTCTGGGTGCAGGTCGAGGGGTTCCGCAGCGCCCTGGCCCCCATCATGGCCAACGCCGCCGACGGCATCCACCTGCTGGGCTACAGCCAGG GGGGTCTCATCTGCCGGGCGCTGCTGGCCACGACGCCCGACCACAACGTGCGCAGCTTCATCTCGCTGGCGGCCCCCCAGATGGGGCAGTACGGg GACACCGACTACCTGAAGTGGCTCTTCCCGCGGCACATGAAGTCCAACCTGTACCGGCTCTGCTACACCCCCCTGGGCCAGGGGGTCTCCATCTGCAACTACTGGAACG acccccaccACCGCGACCTCTACCTGAACAGCAGCGACTTCCTCGCCCCCCTCAACGACGAGCGGCTGCACCCCAACGCCTCCG CCTGGAAGCGGAACCTGCTGCGCATCCAGAGCCTCGTGCTGATCGGGGGCCCCGACGACGGCGTCATCACGCCGTGGCAGTCCAG ccttTTTGGTTTCTACGACGCCAACGAGACGGTGCGGGAGATGCGCGCCCAGGAG gtTTACCTGCAGGACACGTTTGGGCTGAAGACGCTGGAGGCGCGGGGGGCGCTGGGGGGCTGCGCGGTGCCGGGTGTGGGGCACACGGCCTGGCACTCCCACCGCCCCGTCTACGAGCGCTGCATCCGGCCCTGGCTCACGTag